The DNA window CCTGACGGTGACGACCGCGTCGTCGGCGGGCACCATCCGCATCGCCGGGCTCGACGCCGATCTCGCCCGGCAGGTGGCCGCCGAACTGACCGCGCGCACGCAGGCATTCCACGATGACGCCACCTGATCCCGGCCCCACCGAGCCCGACGAATCGACCCCATGGCGCCGCCTGTCCCCCGGCACCATGGCGGTCAAGCCGGTCGAGCAACTACCGCAACTGATCCCGGTCCTGATCGCGGTGGTCTTCGCCGGCCGCGGGGCGCCACTGTTCTCCTTCGCCGCGACGCTGGCCCTGGTCATCTTCGTGACCCTGGTCCCGTGGCTGACCACGCGCTATCAGGTGACCGCCGACCGTGTGCAGGTCCGGTCGGGGCTCATCACCCGCAAGGTCGCCACGGCCCGCCGCGACCGCATCCGCAGCGTCGACGTGACCGCCGGCCCCGTCCATCGTCTGCTGCGGCTGGCCAAGGTGAGCATCGGCACCGGCGGCGACAACGACTCTGCGACAGTGAAACTCAACGCGCTGTCGGCAGCCGACGCCCGGCTGCTGCACGGCACGCTGATGGCGACGGCACCGCGCACCCCGGTGGGCGCCACCACCTCGTCAGACGGCGGCGCCGTCGAACGCACCACACCGCCGGCAGTACTCACCCGCTTCCGTCCGGGCTGGCTGGTCTATTCGCCGTTCTCCCTCGCCGGCCTGGCGACCGCGGCCGCCGCGCTGGGCGTCGGAGCGCAGATCGCCAACGAGGCAGACCTTTTCGAGCGTGGCGTCGGCACCGCGGAACGTGCCGCCGAGGCGTTGCGCGATATCCCCGTGCTGATCATCGTCGCCGTCGCAGTCGTCACCATCGTGCTGGTGGGAGCGGTCCTGTCCGTCGTCGGCTACATCCTGAGCTACTGGAACTTCAGCCTGACCCGGCACGCCGACGGGACGTTGCGCACCGAGCGCGGCCTACTCACGACCACCGCGGTGAGCTTCGACGAATCCCGCATCCGCGGAACGCATCTGCACGAGCCGGTCCTGATGCGCCCGGTGCACGGCGCCCGCCTGCACGGCATCGCCATCGGTGGCGTCAAGCATCCCCTGTTGCTCCCACCGGCCCCGGTGGACGAGGCGATTCGGGTGGGCAATCTCGTCGCCCGCGAAGGCCGCGAGCTCACGATGCCGCTGACGCCCCACGGCCGCGCCGCCCGCGTGCGACGCCTCAATCGCGCCCTGATCGTCGGTGCGGTACTCCTCACCGCGGCCGGGGCGGCGGTGGCGGCCGGCGCGCCGAGGTGGCTGCTCGTCCTGGGAGTCCTTGCATTCTCGGCATCGGTGGCGCTCGGCGTGCTGCGCTACCGCCACCTCGGACACGCCCTCACCGACCGTTCGGTGGTGATCGCGCCACCACGTGTCGCCCGGCACCGCCACACACTCGACCGCGACGGGATCGTCGGCTGGACCACCCGGACGTCGTGGTTCCAGCGTCGAGCCGCGGTTTGCACGGTCACCGTCGCCACCGCCGCAGGCTCCGAGGGCTACGAAATGGTCGATGTACGCGACGATGCGGCTGCCGACTTCATCGTGGCCACCGCACCGCCGTGGATGAGTCAGTTCGTGGTCACCACCTCGACTGGGTCAGTTGACTGAGACCTTCTTTCGTTTTCGTCCCACCGCCACTCCGAACGTGGTAGACATCACACCCAGAAGAGTCAGCACTGACTGCTTCGATGTCGGGAATCCAAGGGGTGTGGGGACATGTCAGATCAACGTGCAGCACATGATCAGATCGTCGACGAGGTGCCGCGGCGGTCGGTTCTGAAGGGTTCGGCGGCCGCGGCCGTCCTGGCCGGTACCGCCGTGGCACTGCCCCATGTGGGTGTTCCGAGGGCCCGCGCCGTACCCCCGACACCGGTTCGGCGACGACGCGACGTCGCCGTCTTCGGGGGTGGCATGGCCGGGCTGTCGGCGGCGCACGAATTGATCGAACGCGGTTTCTCGGTCACCGTCTACGAGCCCGCCTACCTCGGTGGCAAGGCGCGGAGCCACGACGTTCCCGGCACCGCGCGCGGCGGTCGCAAGGCGCTGCCCGGCGAACACGGATTCCGGTTCTTCCCCGGTTGCTATCAGCACACCCCCGACACGATGGAACGCATCCCGCTGCCCGGCGGCGGCAACGTCAAGGACCGGCATCTGGTCAACGTCGAAGCGGCCATCGTCGCCTTCGCCGACACCGGTTACGCCCCCACCGCGGCACCGGCGTCCATCATGGGAGCGATCGATCACGCGGGCGCACTGCTCACCCTGGAGAACCTGCGCAACGCCTTCATGACCGGACTGCAGTTCGTCGTCGACATCCCGCCGCACGAGCTGGCCTACTTCATGACCCGGGAACTCATCATCGCGACGAGCTGCACCGAACGGCGCCTGGGCCAGTGGGAGAACCAGTCGTGGGTGGAGTTCGTAAAGGCCAAGGGCAAGTCTCCGGCCTATCAGAAATACCTGGCCGGCGCGTTGACCCGCGCACTGGTGGCCGCGAAGTCGCAGACCGCCTCGGCGCGCACCATCGGCCAGATCGGTTTGGCGCTGGCAACGTCGGCAACCGGACTGGTCGGACAGTACGACGCCGGTCTGGTGCACGGCGGTGTGGA is part of the Gordonia bronchialis DSM 43247 genome and encodes:
- a CDS encoding PH domain-containing protein, with the translated sequence MTPPDPGPTEPDESTPWRRLSPGTMAVKPVEQLPQLIPVLIAVVFAGRGAPLFSFAATLALVIFVTLVPWLTTRYQVTADRVQVRSGLITRKVATARRDRIRSVDVTAGPVHRLLRLAKVSIGTGGDNDSATVKLNALSAADARLLHGTLMATAPRTPVGATTSSDGGAVERTTPPAVLTRFRPGWLVYSPFSLAGLATAAAALGVGAQIANEADLFERGVGTAERAAEALRDIPVLIIVAVAVVTIVLVGAVLSVVGYILSYWNFSLTRHADGTLRTERGLLTTTAVSFDESRIRGTHLHEPVLMRPVHGARLHGIAIGGVKHPLLLPPAPVDEAIRVGNLVAREGRELTMPLTPHGRAARVRRLNRALIVGAVLLTAAGAAVAAGAPRWLLVLGVLAFSASVALGVLRYRHLGHALTDRSVVIAPPRVARHRHTLDRDGIVGWTTRTSWFQRRAAVCTVTVATAAGSEGYEMVDVRDDAAADFIVATAPPWMSQFVVTTSTGSVD